One part of the Streptobacillus ratti genome encodes these proteins:
- the nrdG gene encoding anaerobic ribonucleoside-triphosphate reductase activating protein, whose protein sequence is MRIAKIRPTDISNGIGIRVSIFVSGCRHACKGCFNKEIWSFEKGEDFDESTLNDIYTYLDKEYIKGLTFLGGEPLEPKNQDGVYFILKKVKEKFPDKNIWLYSGFTYEYIISEMLPYFPNLGKILELIDVLVDGRFEISLLDLKLKFRGSRNQRIIDMKKTRLKGKIVWLEEIEDISKYTLVNETIPERMDKLIKIDRMGL, encoded by the coding sequence ATGAGAATAGCAAAAATAAGACCAACAGATATTTCTAATGGTATTGGAATAAGGGTAAGTATTTTTGTATCTGGTTGTAGACACGCATGCAAGGGTTGTTTTAACAAAGAAATATGGTCTTTTGAAAAAGGTGAAGATTTTGATGAAAGTACACTTAATGATATATATACATATTTAGATAAGGAATACATTAAAGGATTAACATTTTTAGGTGGAGAGCCATTAGAACCTAAAAATCAAGATGGTGTATATTTTATTTTAAAAAAAGTAAAAGAAAAATTTCCAGATAAAAATATTTGGCTATATTCAGGATTTACTTATGAGTATATAATATCGGAAATGTTACCATATTTTCCAAACCTAGGTAAAATATTAGAACTAATTGATGTTTTAGTAGATGGTAGATTTGAAATATCATTGCTTGATTTAAAATTGAAGTTTAGAGGTTCTCGTAATCAAAGAATAATTGATATGAAAAAAACTAGATTAAAAGGTAAAATAGTATGGTTAGAAGAAATAGAGGATATTTCAAAATATACTCTAGTTAATGAAACCATACCAGAAAGAATGGATAAATTGATAAAAATAGATAGAATGGGACTTTAA
- a CDS encoding tetratricopeptide repeat protein → MKKKLLILATLLITTVNFAGTKEDFEKAYEKYETTKNVEQLEKDLLEIVKAKTDHYTISSKFDLAKIKIIQKKNDEARKYINEILADKVVSADGIKMAKTLLYSIEENYDKKMKLLSELIALDPKDLSLQIEMLKELSVKKDNVKFDKLYKEYVKKISKDEKVKASFDVNLIKELLGQSQFSNADKIIKPYFTSKNNELKALANYYTAISKFEQKDVKSAVKYSDLASKLSKELDADIENFAYLLAIENKEYDKALKKLIVIKNITKDKSVFFELISLAEVLNKKELVESTMKEFRAILDENQNKHLNDTLSKLFLSDKMFELAEKYAKKTLTEDKNPEGHLVLAVIYANLNKKEDALKNVREAISKKVDGAVEVEKQILENLK, encoded by the coding sequence ATGAAAAAGAAATTATTAATACTTGCAACTTTACTTATTACTACAGTAAATTTTGCAGGAACTAAAGAAGATTTTGAAAAAGCTTATGAAAAATATGAAACAACTAAAAACGTTGAGCAATTAGAAAAAGATTTATTAGAAATTGTTAAAGCAAAAACAGACCATTACACAATAAGTTCTAAATTTGATTTAGCAAAAATAAAGATTATACAAAAAAAGAATGATGAGGCTAGAAAATATATAAATGAAATTTTAGCTGATAAAGTAGTTAGTGCAGATGGAATAAAAATGGCTAAAACTTTACTTTATTCTATAGAAGAAAATTACGATAAAAAAATGAAACTATTATCTGAATTAATAGCTTTAGATCCAAAAGATTTATCTTTACAAATTGAAATGTTAAAAGAATTATCTGTTAAAAAAGATAATGTTAAATTTGATAAGTTATATAAAGAATATGTAAAGAAAATATCTAAAGATGAAAAAGTTAAAGCATCTTTTGATGTTAATTTAATTAAAGAATTATTAGGTCAAAGTCAATTTTCAAATGCTGACAAAATTATTAAACCATACTTTACAAGTAAAAATAATGAATTGAAAGCTTTAGCAAACTACTATACAGCTATAAGTAAATTTGAACAAAAAGATGTTAAAAGTGCAGTGAAATATTCAGATTTAGCAAGTAAATTATCAAAAGAATTAGATGCTGATATAGAAAACTTTGCTTATTTATTAGCTATAGAAAACAAAGAATATGATAAAGCTTTAAAAAAATTAATAGTTATAAAAAACATAACTAAAGATAAAAGTGTATTTTTTGAATTAATATCTTTAGCAGAAGTATTAAATAAGAAAGAATTAGTAGAAAGTACTATGAAAGAATTTAGAGCTATATTAGATGAAAATCAAAATAAGCATTTAAATGATACATTATCTAAATTATTTTTATCAGATAAAATGTTTGAATTAGCAGAAAAATATGCTAAGAAAACTTTAACAGAGGATAAAAATCCTGAGGGACATTTAGTTCTTGCAGTAATATATGCAAATTTAAATAAAAAAGAAGATGCTTTAAAAAATGTTAGAGAAGCAATCTCTAAAAAAGTTGATGGAGCAGTAGAAGTAGAAAAACAAATATTAGAAAACTTAAAATAG
- the nrdD gene encoding anaerobic ribonucleoside-triphosphate reductase codes for MNILKRDGREEKYNSNKIRDAINKANETVMLEERICDKKIEEIIQHIENKKISTVEEIQDFIEKSLVSEGLYKLAKNYIVYRYTRSLVRKANTTDESILSLIQNSNKEVGEENSNKNSSVASTQRDLIAGEVSKDLTRRIILPEHISKAHDEGVLHFHDADYFIQNIFNCCLVNIKDMLDNGTVMNSKLVESPKSFQVACTVLTQIIAAVASGQYGGQSIDIRHLGKYLRVSRNKYMNKYREKYSNLDEKTLNSLVEDRVKDELKSGVQTIQYQINTLMTTNGQSPFVTLFLYVRDDDEYKEEVADIIEEIFNQRIQGIKNDQGVYVTSAFPKLVYVLDENNTFKGGKYDYLTKLAVECTSKRMYPDYISAKIMKKNYEGNVFSPMGCRSFLSPYRDKNGEYKFEGRFNQGVVSLNLVQIALIAETEEKYFELLEDRLNLCYEALMLRHNKLKGTLSDISPIHWQYGAIARLKKGEKIDEYLMNGYSTISLGYIGVYETTKYITGKSHTTAEGKKFALKLMKKLEDATIKWKQETGIGFGLYGTPAESLCYRFARIDKEKFGEIKDITDKGYYTNSYHVDVREDISVFDKFNFESDFQKISSGGAISYVEIPNMTKNVEALEEMVKYIYDNIQYAEFNTKTDYCHVCGFDEEMIVNSENTWECPQCNNKDKTKMNVIRRTCGYLGENFWNEGKTKEISKRVLHI; via the coding sequence ATGAATATACTAAAGAGAGATGGTAGAGAAGAAAAATACAATTCAAATAAAATTAGAGATGCTATAAATAAAGCTAATGAAACTGTAATGTTAGAAGAAAGAATATGTGATAAAAAAATAGAGGAAATAATACAACATATAGAGAATAAAAAAATATCAACTGTTGAAGAAATACAAGATTTCATAGAAAAATCTTTAGTATCTGAGGGGTTATATAAACTAGCTAAAAACTATATTGTCTATAGATATACAAGGTCATTGGTTAGAAAGGCTAATACAACAGATGAGTCTATATTATCATTAATACAAAATTCTAATAAAGAGGTTGGAGAAGAAAATTCAAATAAAAATTCATCGGTTGCATCAACTCAAAGAGATTTAATTGCAGGTGAGGTTAGTAAAGATTTAACAAGACGTATAATACTTCCAGAACATATTAGTAAAGCTCATGATGAGGGAGTTTTACATTTTCACGATGCCGATTATTTTATTCAAAATATTTTTAATTGTTGCTTAGTAAATATTAAAGATATGTTAGATAATGGTACAGTTATGAATTCAAAGCTTGTAGAATCACCTAAAAGCTTCCAAGTTGCTTGTACAGTGCTTACTCAAATTATTGCTGCTGTCGCAAGTGGTCAATATGGTGGTCAAAGTATAGATATTAGACATTTAGGTAAATATTTACGTGTAAGTAGAAATAAGTACATGAATAAATATAGGGAAAAGTATAGTAATTTAGATGAAAAAACTTTAAATTCATTAGTAGAAGATAGAGTTAAAGATGAATTAAAAAGTGGTGTTCAAACTATACAGTATCAAATTAATACATTGATGACAACTAATGGTCAATCTCCGTTTGTAACTCTGTTTCTTTATGTAAGAGATGATGATGAGTATAAAGAAGAAGTTGCGGATATTATAGAAGAAATATTTAATCAAAGAATACAGGGAATAAAAAATGACCAAGGTGTTTATGTTACATCAGCATTTCCAAAATTAGTGTATGTTTTAGATGAGAATAATACATTTAAAGGTGGAAAATATGATTATTTAACTAAATTAGCTGTAGAATGTACATCTAAGAGAATGTATCCTGACTATATTAGTGCTAAGATAATGAAAAAAAATTATGAGGGTAATGTATTTTCTCCTATGGGTTGTAGATCTTTTCTTTCACCTTATAGGGATAAGAATGGAGAATATAAGTTTGAGGGAAGATTTAATCAAGGAGTTGTAAGTTTAAATTTAGTACAAATAGCTTTAATCGCTGAAACAGAAGAAAAATATTTTGAATTATTAGAAGATAGATTAAACTTATGTTATGAGGCATTAATGTTAAGACATAATAAACTAAAGGGAACACTATCAGATATCTCACCTATACATTGGCAATATGGAGCTATTGCAAGACTTAAAAAGGGAGAAAAAATAGATGAGTATTTAATGAATGGATATTCAACTATATCTCTTGGATATATAGGAGTATATGAAACTACAAAATATATTACAGGTAAATCACATACTACTGCAGAGGGTAAAAAATTTGCTTTAAAATTAATGAAAAAATTAGAAGATGCGACTATAAAATGGAAACAAGAAACAGGAATAGGATTTGGTCTTTATGGAACACCTGCTGAAAGTTTATGTTATAGATTTGCAAGAATAGATAAAGAAAAATTCGGAGAAATTAAAGATATTACCGATAAAGGTTATTATACTAATTCATATCATGTAGATGTAAGAGAAGATATTTCTGTATTTGATAAATTTAATTTTGAATCAGATTTTCAAAAAATATCTAGTGGTGGAGCAATATCTTATGTTGAAATACCTAATATGACTAAAAATGTAGAAGCCTTAGAAGAAATGGTTAAATATATTTATGATAATATACAGTATGCAGAATTTAATACTAAAACAGATTATTGTCATGTTTGTGGTTTTGATGAAGAAATGATAGTAAATAGTGAAAATACTTGGGAATGTCCACAATGTAATAATAAGGATAAAACAAAGATGAATGTAATAAGAAGAACTTGTGGATATTTAGGAGAAAATTTTTGGAATGAGGGGAAAACTAAAGAAATAAGTAAAAGAGTGTTACATATATGA
- a CDS encoding superoxide dismutase — translation MSFKLKDLPYAYDALEPVIDKETMHFHHDKHHNAYVTNLNNLLEGTGFENATIEEVLTSLDKMPEAKKNGIKNNAGGTYNHDIFWETMIPGGSKEPVGKLKEAIDKTFGSFEEFKNLFNSKGLTQFGSGWVWLVSDKDGNLEVFSTSNQDCPVSDGKKVLLCNDVWEHAYYLNYQNRRADYLKEWFNIVNWDIVSNRY, via the coding sequence ATGAGTTTTAAACTTAAGGATTTACCTTATGCTTATGATGCGTTAGAACCAGTAATAGATAAAGAAACTATGCACTTTCATCATGATAAACATCATAACGCATATGTTACAAATTTAAATAACCTTTTAGAGGGAACAGGATTTGAAAACGCAACTATAGAAGAAGTATTAACATCACTAGATAAAATGCCTGAAGCAAAGAAAAACGGAATTAAAAATAATGCTGGTGGAACATATAACCATGATATATTCTGGGAAACAATGATACCAGGTGGATCAAAAGAGCCAGTAGGAAAATTAAAAGAAGCAATAGATAAGACTTTTGGTTCTTTTGAAGAATTTAAAAATTTATTTAATTCTAAGGGATTAACTCAATTTGGTTCAGGTTGGGTATGGTTAGTTAGTGATAAAGATGGTAATTTAGAAGTATTTTCTACAAGCAATCAAGACTGTCCAGTTTCTGATGGTAAAAAAGTACTTTTATGTAATGATGTTTGGGAACATGCTTATTATTTAAATTATCAAAATAGAAGAGCTGATTATCTAAAAGAGTGGTTTAATATAGTAAACTGGGATATAGTAAGCAATAGATATTAA